DNA sequence from the Nitrospinota bacterium genome:
TCGCATCAACTGAGGTAAAAGTTTGATGCTTTTTGTGATTCGATGACTGCAACCGAATGCGCAGTTAATATAGACGTCTGCAATATCCGCCAGTTTTGTTATGAATTCGGTGCGATAGAGGTCTGTATTTTTAGGGTCCAGCATGTATCTTAAATTGGGTAGAAACTTGATTCCCCCGGGCGGTAAACGTCTATGTGAAACGATTTCAAGAGAATGTTGCATATGAGAATCAATTGTTTCAGGCGGAAAGATGGTATAAGTGTCTCCGTAAATTCGTCGAATAAGGGTATCGAAGTGTGATGAAACAAATTGAATATTGAAGATACCATCCCAACCTGAGTGATCTTTTGTTTTGTGAGGTCGTCCAAGATGAGAACCTATAATGATTCGACAATCTCCTTCTGTCAGTTCGTGTATCTTTCTGAATGTTAGATCCAGGAAACGTCTGATTCTTGTGTCATCTGCAACCCGGTATAGCCCTTTTGCGGTGGATCTAAGAGGCACATTAAAATCGCATCTGATGAATATTGTTTTACCCCGCAAGTCACTTGACTTTAATTCGCCTAACTGGGTCATTCCAATAAGGTTGTTTGTATTTGAAGTTGACATTCTGTCTTCCTGTATATCTACGTTGTGAATGTATTAAAAACAATAGCTTTAGCAGGTTAAGGCTTTTCTTCTCTCATATTTTTTATCGGGATAATTTGCTGATTTATCAATATTCTTTCCATTATTTTTGATAAGAGTGGTATGATTAAGGCTGCAGTAAGTTTACACCTTTTTCAAGATAATAAACTTTTCCGGCATTAGCCGGGTTTAATAATAAAAGATAGATTTTTGATACCTTTTTTAAAAGGAAGATAAACCCGAAAAGTATTACGATTTTTATCGAAATTTAAAAAGAATTTAAATAACATTTTTATAGACTTTCCGACAGGAAAAACCAACCCAAAACACAGATTTCTTCTTATCTCACCAAGGCCGATAACCTGTGATTCTGAACGGCACAAAAACAAAACTTTCATTTAATTATTTGAATTATAAAGGTTAAATCCATATATATCAACCTTTAGAATGTTTTGTCCGGCCTGGAAACCTACCGTTGGTGTTGCCTGCGATAAAAAGTCAGGAAGATTTTCAAATGAGAAAAAGTAAATCCAGTAAAAAGGTCATGCTGATAAATGCTCAGCAACCTGAAGAATGCCGGGCTGTTGTTCTCGATAATAATATTATTGATGATTATATTGTTGAGCATTCTTCTCGAGAACAAATTAAAGGGAACATATATTTGGGGGTAATAAACAGGGTGGAGCCTTCCATTGAAGCTGCATTCGTAGATTTTGGTGGAAAAAAATATGGCTTTCTCCCCTTTAAAGATGTTCTGAAGGAATCTTATGTTCATACTGGCGAAAAAAAGGCGAAAGTAAGGATTCAGGATGTTCTGATTCGCGGCCAGCGTATTATTGTTCAGGTTGCTAAGGAGAGTAGGGATGCCAAAGGACCATCGCTGACAAATGGTATTAGTTTGGCGGGGCGGTTTTTGGTTTTAATGCAGGGCCAGGGAAGTGCGGTTTCCCGGAAAATAGAAGATGAGAGTGAAAGGAAAAAATTAAAGGATATCGTTGCGGATCTGGATTTACCGGAACATTTAGGTGTGATTATCCGAACGGCTGGGGTTGGGCAAACAAAAGTTGAACTGCAGAAAGATTTGCAGATGCTTCTGAAAATCTGGAACAAGGTTGAAGAGGCTCCAAAAAATGAATCGATAACAGGACCATGTTTAGTTTACAAAGAACCGGATTTGGTTGTCAGAACTGTTCGGGACCATTTCAGCAGCGATACCTCCCAGATCATTGTAGATAGTCCAGAGGCCTATAAGTCATTAAAGGACTTTATAAAACTTGTGATGCCTCGCAACAGGAATCTCGTCAAGCTCTATAAAGAAACAAAACCACTCTTTTCAGAATACAATGTTGAAGAACAGATAGAGACTATCTATAAACGTACGGTTTTATTGCCGTCAGGAGGCTCTATCGTCATCGATATTGGCGAGGCAATGGCTTCTATTGATGTTAACTCAGGAAAAACCAAGGGAGGGCTGGACCTTGAAGAGACAGCTTTGACAACAAACCTTGAGGCTGCTAAGGAAATCGCGCGACAGCTAAGGCTGAGGGATTTGGGTGGACTGATTGTTATTGACTTCATCGATATGTTTCAGAAAAAGAACAAGGCCGCTGTTGAAAAACAAATGAAGCAATGGTGTAAAACTGACAAGGCGAGGATAAATCTTGCTCGAATTTCCAAGTTTGGCCTTCTTGAAATGTCCAGGCAACGGATATCACCCCCTGTCAAAGAAGGAGTTTTTGAACAATGCGAACATTGTAACGGCTCGGGTTTAATCCGTTCGGTAGATTCTATAATCTTGAATGTCCTTCGAAAAATTCAAGAAATCATTGCGGCAGAAAAAGTGAAAGTGCTTACATTAGAAGTGTCGCCAGAAGTTTCTAATTATATTTTGAATTATAAGCTGGATGTTCTCACAAACCTTAAATCGAAGCACTCTGTCGATTTTCGTTTCGAGACAAAAACAGGGTTGTCCTATGATGACTTCAAATATGTTGTAACAGAAGTTTGGGAAGCTGACCCTGAGCAAAATGTAAAAACAGATGAAAAACCAGTGGAATCGACTGAGACAGCTAAACGTCCCTCTGGAAGAGGGAGAGCAGCCAGATCTTCCAAGAAAGTTGAAGAAGGGCAGGCAGAGCCAGAAACTAAAGAAGCCGCAAGCTCAACGCCCACAAAAAGAAAGTATACCAGGCGGCCTTCAACACGAAGAGGCCCGCAAAGAGGTAGACGCCGGCGTCCAGCGCAGACCGCAAAAAAAGCTGAGAACAAACCGACTGACACTAATACTCCAGTATCAAATGGTGAAGGCAATTTAAGAACCCCTGAATTTTCTACAGGCGATTTGCCGGGTAATATTAAATCTCCCATGCCTCCATTGCCGTTGCCTTTTGTGAGGGAGAACCCGAGTGTGGGTGGAGAGCAAACTCCTTCCCCGAAAGAGCCAGTTATTCCACCCTCGGACGGGGGCACTGATTAGGTGGATTCGACAGACTTGGCACAACGAAAACCGGTATCCCAAAACCTCATGTTGGGCGGTAATAGGTTCCTGTGAGGGATCATGGTGAATTCTTTCATAAAACCGTGTTTACGTTTATTTATAGAGCCTCCACGGGTGACCTTGAATTTTTTGCCATAGTTTACGTCTTCGTGTTTAGAATCGGGGTAGGGTTGATACCAGCTTGAAGTCCATTCTGAGACATTCCCGTTCATTCCCCATATTCCATATGCGCTCACATCTCCCTCAAGGGAGTTGACGGGCAGGACTTGTTTGCCAAAATTGGCTGTGCCTTTTTCAAAATCGTTGCCCCATACGAACAGCCGATTATCACCACCACGTGCGGCTTTTTCCCACTCAAATTCTGTTGGAAGACGTTTGCCGGCCCAAAGGCAGTAAGCCTCAGCCTCATATCCACTGACCCCACTTGCAGGTAAATTTACCTGTCGTACTTTATATTGTGCATTGGGCTTGAATTTAATAAATTCCTCATACGTCACTTCAAACCGGTCCATATAAAAAGCCTTTAAAAAATACTCTTGTTCTGGTTGTGCATTGAGGGACGATGTTTTGTCAGACATAAATTGCAGCAGATCGCTTTGAGGGTTGAGGCCTAGTGAGAAATTGCCTTCTGGAATAAGAACCATCTTTGCCGGCTTGGTTTTTTCGCAGGCAACAAGGGCAATTAAAGTAATAAATATAATAAATAGTTTATTCAATTGAGTTGTTTATTGGGTGGGCATTTTGTGCATAACGGGTAACAGGAAAAACTTTTGAGCCGGGTTGAGCCATAACATACTCAATGGTCAGGCAGGCAGCTTCTTCGCGTGTGCACATCATTGTGCGACATTCCTCATCCTTTTGACCGCAGTAGTAGTTTAAAATCCGCATCTTCATGAAAGAGCCATCATTTAATTTTAAAGCGTATACATTTCTTTTTGACTCAATATTATGTGTTCTGGTGCGGTAGTTATACCATCCAGCCAACGATTTATTGACTAAGTTGCCCAATGATCTGTGATCCTGTATATAGCCAGAATCTGGGGCAGTTTTAACATCATCAAAGTTTGAAAGTCCCAGGTTTATGACCCCTGTATTGCCAGATGGATTCGTTTTGCCGCCATTGGAGATGATTTTTGTTCTGCTGAACCCAAGATCCCAGTCAGACTGGTTAAGGTTATTTATTTCATCCTCGGATACTTGCCGTGTTTTGCCTGAACTGAAATTAACCAAAGTCCAGGAGTCCCTGTCCTTGGCATCAATCTTAATAATTGGATTGTTGGTGCTGATTTTTTTGATTTTTTTGGGGGGCAACGGAACGGTTTCAAAATCTTCAATATTTGTTTCCATATAGCTCAAAGCTGTATGAAAAACGAGGGTTGCTCCAAGAAGCATTAAGAAAATTCGTGGGGTTGGATTCATTTATCTATATTAGCATAGCCTACTTCTTATATACCTGACTAAATCTATAAAATCATTAGACAGGAATTTTACGTTCCAATTAAAGTATAATACCGCTATTTATAATAAATACAATAAGTTGTGAAAACCTTTGCTTTTGCTGTTTTTGATTAATAATGTATAATTGTAAGTAAGTTTATCGTTAAGGTTTTGGAAATGAGTGAAGACAGACATTTTGGATATAAAAAAGCGCAAATTGAGAATTTTTTAAAAGGGGAATTTAAAAAGAAGTTTAAAAGAAACGCTAAAATTTCTCTTAGGAAAAGACAGAAGTTTATTGCAGAAGTTACCCGAAAAGTTGCCAAACGATTTGGTAAGGATGTGTTACTGCTTATTAACTTCTCAAAAAATGGATTCTGTACGGTTGTTTCCCCAGCGAAAACAGAATCGACCGATAAAGGCAAGCTGGTTAAATCCTTTATACACCCCCAAGTATTTTATACGTCACATTGTGTGGACCGTTTTAGCGAAAGAATGAATTCCCATGAAAATTGTGTTATCACGCTGGATGCTTTTTTTGCTGAAGCTTTATCTACCTATGGAGAAAATGATGGGTTCCTGACTTGCCCGGATGGAGTGTTCGCATATGAACTGGTAGATGCCCGTTTCATTATAAAAACCTACATCAATTTTGATTTATTATCTGACGACCAGATAAAGCAGTTTTACGGATCAAGTATGATTTCTATGCTTCCAAAGGAATACGCAACGGATGATATTTTGGGAGCAGACTTTGTTCTGGCAGATGAATATGACGAGCATATAGGCAAACCTGGTAACTAAAGTATTCTGGCTGACGCTGCGATTTTTTTTCTTCATATTTTACCATTCTAAATTTCCATCTTTATTTACTCAAAGTATGATCCAGTTATTCAATGTTCTAAAAAAATATGGCGGTGGTAATCCGGCGCTGGACGACATTTCCATCAAGATTGAAAAAGGCGAATTTGTTTTTTTAACCGGTCCGAGCGGAGCGGGGAAAACCACTATTCTTAAAATTCTTTTCGGTTGGGAGAAATTTGAGGGCGGCCAGGTTCTTGTTCAGGGTATCAACGTTGGTAAGTTAGATGCCAGTAATATGCATATTCTGAGACGATCTATTGGTGTGATTTTTCAGGACTACAAACTTCTTGCCAATAAAACTGTTTTTGAAAATGTTGCTTTTGCACAGGAAGTCACAAACCATGACAGAAAAACCATCAAATTTAAAACCTGGCAAGCCTTGAAGAACGTTGGGTTGACCCCTAAAAAAGATTCTTTTCCGGCTCATCTTTCCGGTGGGGAACAGCAACGTGTTGCCATCGCCCGGGCAATGGTGAATTCTCCTCCTATCATCCTTGCAGATGAGCCCACAGGTAACCTGGACCAGGAAATTTCTCTGGAAATTTTAAAACTTTTTGAAAATTTGAACCGCAATGGCGCAACCATTGTGTTTGCGACTCACAGTCAGGATATCCTGAAGTTAGGTGACCATCGGGTTATTGTTTTAAATCGAGGAAAGGTCGTGTCATCGTGAGCTCTGCCATCCAGGCATTACTAACAGGCTTTCAGGCAACGATTGCTAATATTCGTGCAAATATGCAAACTTTCCTGATCTCTGTTGTGACGATTGCTATTTCTATAGCTATTCTTGGGCTTTTCTTGATAATTTTTTTTAATTTGAACAGCTTTCTTGCCAGTTGGAATCAGCAGGTTCAATTGATCGTTTACCTGAAAGACGATATTTCAAAAGAACAAAAAGATAATCTCGAAAATCTTTTTCGTAAGAACTCAAGAGTGCAGTCAACAGAGGAAGTTACTAAGGACAGGGCCTGGAAAGAGTTTAAGCTCAATCAATCTAAACAATCAGGTATGGAATTCGACCTGGGCTTTAATCCCTTGCCTTCATCATACAGGGTTCGATTTAAGGTATCTGAAAACCGACTTAAGCATATCAGCGAATTTGCAGACAAAATTCAAGGTGAAGCAGGTGTGGAGTCGGTTGAATTTGGCAAAAGCTGGATTTCCCGTTTTGAGAAATTTATGGTTTTTTGCCGTGTCTTCCTTATGGCAACTGGAGCTTTGCTGAGTTTTGGTCTGATTCTGATTATTTCCAATACGATTAGACTTTCAATTTATTCGAGACAGGAAGAAATTGAATTGATGCTATTGATTGGAGCTACTCCCGGTTTTGTGAAAATTCCTTTTCTGCTTGAAGGAATGCTTCAGGGGTTATCCGGCTCAATAATGTCTTTAGGGTTAATGGGTGCTATCTATTATTATTTAAAAAGTGAGTTTCAAGTCTCTATTGAATCCCTTGCAAGAGGAATGGAATTCCAATTTATTTCTCAACCTTTTTTATTAAGCCTTGTTGGTTTAAGTGTGCTGATTGGTTTTATCGCTAGTTATATTTCTACCTATCAATATATGCAGGTTTTAAATAAAAGATGAAAAATAAGACCCTGTTAAGCATCTGTTTTATCCTGCTAGGAGCAGTTTTTGTCTCTAAGGGTTGGGCCGCAAAAAAAAGTGCAAAAGAAATAAGTGATTTATTGCAGGATGAACAGAAAGAACTGAGCCTTCTAAAGAAAAAAATAGCAAGGCAAAATCAACTCATATCTTCTGCGGGTAAAAAGGAAGGTCAATTATTGGGTAAACTGAGAAAAATTGATAATCAGATAAAGCTTAAGAAAAGAGAGCTTAAGATTTATAAGTGGAACTCTCTTATTAATAAAAAGAAAATTACCAGGATTGAAACGAACCTTAAAAATAATGAGCAAAAATTNNNNNNNNNNNNNNNNNNNNNNNNNNNNNNNNNNNNNNNNNNNNNNNNNNNNNNNNNNNNNNNNNNNNNNNNNNNNNNNNNNNNNNNNNNNNNNNNNNACTGAGAAAAATTGATAATCAGATAAAGCTTAAGAAAAGAGAGCTTAAGATTTATAAGTGGAACTCTCTTATTAATAAAAAGAAAATTACCAGGATTGAAACGAACCTTAAAAATAATGAGCAAAAATTAAAAGCTCAAAAGGTTTTATTGGGTAAGAGATTGAGGCAGATTTATAAAGAAGGTCCCATTTTCCCTCTTAAAGTTGCTTTTTCATCGGAAAGTGCGAGCGATTTTTTACAAAAGCTGAAGTATATGGAGCTGATTGCTGATAATGATGCCAATTTGTTGGCCGATTATAAAAATCGACTCGATAGTATGAAAAAGGAGAAAGAATCTCTCCTTTCTGTCAGGGCGAAACTTGTGAGGCTTGAAAAAGATGCTCTGGCAAAGCGAGGAGAGTTTGAAGATGCTCGGAAAGTCAAAAAGCGTTTTTTAAAGAAGGTGAAAAAAAAGAAACAATATGGAATCTTAACTCGAAAAGAACTTAAAAAAGCCTCCAATAACTTAAATAATTTGATTTCAAGGTTATTATCGAAACTTTCTTCAGGCGAGGGACTGGATATTGAAGATAAAAAGGGCCGGCTGTCTCTGCCCGTAAAGGGTAAAATTCTTAATAAATTTGGCAGGCAAAAAGACCGACAGTATGGTTCTTTCATTGTGCATAATGGTATAGATATCAAAGCCCGTTCAGGTACGCCGGTTCGTTCAATATTCAATGGTAAAATTCTCTATACAGGAGAACTTGAAGGTTATGGAAACCTGGTTATCATTGGCCATGGCAAGGATTATCATTCACTTTATGGGCACTTGGATAGCATTAAGGTGAAACCAAATCAGATCGTTAAGGCTGGTGATGTAATTGGACGAAGTGGTGATACGGGTTCCCTGGTCGGTGAAACGCTCTATCTGGAGATGCGTAAAAAGGGGAAACCTATTGAACCCGTTCGATGGTTTAAGACTGCCCGTAGAAAATAGTGATATTAGGGCATGTATTAATATATAATTGTCTTTTTTACATATTTAGGAGATGACACTTTGAATTTGTCGCCATTAAGAAAAGTAACAGAAAATAAGTTCACCCTGATTTTTTTCATAATGATAATGGTTCTGTTTTCAATGCAGACTGTTTATGCAGAAGAGGATGCAAAAGAATCTAAACAAGATACTTATAACAGGCTCAAGGTGTTTTCTGAGATTCTTTCATTGATTGAATCCAACTATGTCGAACCTGTTGGAAACGATACCATGATTGATGGGGCTATCAAGGGTATGGTTAAAGCACTGGATCCTCATACCAGCTATTTGCCACCGGTTTCATACAAGGAAATGCAGGTGGAGACGACGGGAAAGTTTGGCGGACTGGGCATTGAAATAAGTATTCGTGATGGTGTACTGACTGTTGTTTCTCCAATTGAGGAAACCCCAGCCTTTAAAGTAGGCATTAAAGCTGGCGATAAAATTATTAAAATCGAAGAAGAGTCTACTTTAGATATGACACTTCAGGATGCGGTATCCAGACTGAGGGGTGAAACGGGCACCCCGGTAAACATAACGATTTTCAGGGAATCTTTTAAGGCTCCGAAAGAGTTTACTATTGTCCGCGATATTATTAAGGTTCGAAGTGTTATTAAAAAACGATATAAGAAGGATATTGGATACGTCAAAATCCGTAGTTTTTCAAAGAATACAAGTTCAGACCTTGATAAAGCTCTTGACGATCTTGGAAAAGAAGGGATCACTAAATTGATTCTTGACTTAAGGAACAATCCCGGTGGACTTTTGAATCAGGCCGTAGAAGTGACGGATCGGTTCTTAAACAGGGAAAATCTTATTGTTTATACCAAGGGTCGTTCAGAAGAACAAAACATGAGGTTNNNNNNNNNNNNNNNNNNNNNNNNNNNNNNNNNNNNNNNNNNNNNNNNNNNNNNNNNNNNNNNNNNNNNNNNNNNNNNNNNNNNNNNNNNNNNNNNNTGATTCTTGACTTAAGGAACAATCCCGGTGGACTTTTGAATCAGGCCGTAGAAGTGACGGATCGGTTCTTAAACAGGGAAAATCTTATTGTTTATACCAAGGGTCGTTCAGAAGAACAAAACATGAGGTTCACCAGTCATGATAAGGTTGCCGGGGTTACTTACCCAATGATCATATTGGTTAACGGAGGCAGTGCCAGTGCCTCAGAAATTGTGGCAGGTGCTTTGCAGGATTTAAACCGTGCTGTTATTCTGGGAACTCCTACTTTTGGCAAGGGCTCTGTGCAAACAATAATTCCGTTGAGCGATGGTTCTGCATTAAGGCTGACAACAGCTCGATACTATACACCTAGTGGGCGCGTTATTCAGGAAAATGGTATTGAACCGGATATTATTATTGAGAGAGCTGTTGTCGATGAATTAAAAAAAGAAGATGAAGAGGAAGAACCCAAAGAGAAAACCCGACTTCGCAGATTTTTGCGTGAAAAAGACTTGAAGAAACATTTGAAGGGTAAGGCCAGTATTGGTGATGTTGAGCAGGATAGTGATGCTGAAGACACAAAAATTGATGAAGAAACTGCTGAAGATACTACCAATGAGGACCTGATGAAAGATAACCAGTTGCAAGAGGCTGTTTCACTGCTTTCAGGTTGGGAGATTATGAAAAAAATATTTAAAAACCTGAGGGTTCCCAGCCCGGAACCAAATAGCCAAATAAGTATGAACTGATAACAGTCTCCTCCTCTGATTCTCTATTCATATATATTTAGATCACTAACCTGCTCATGCTCGTTCTTGGCATAGAAACCTCTTGCGATGAAACTGCTGCTGCTGTCTTAAAAGACGGTGATAAGCTTTTATCCAATATAATCAACACCCAAATAGAAGTTCATTCTGAATATGGTGGAATTGTTCCAGAATTAGCGGGACGATCCCATATTGAGAGGATTCATAGGGTTGTCAGGGATGCCGTCAAAAAAGCCGATGTGCAACTTGGGGATATCGACCTCATTTCAGTAACGATGGGGCCGGGATTGATCGGCTCTCTGTTGGTCGGTTTAAACACCGCTAAGGGACTTTCGTATGGGCTGAATATCCCTATGGTAGGAGTGAACCATTTAGAAGGTCATCTTCTGGCCATTTTCCTGCAAAAAAAAGTAGAGTTCCCCTTCATAGCACTTATCGTTTCGGGAGGTCATACCGACCTGTATAAAGTTTCAGATTTTGGTCAGTACAAACTTTTGGGAAGGACTCGCGATGATGCTGCTGGAGAGTCTTTTGATAAAGTTGGAAAAATGCTTGGCCTTCCTTATCCCGGGGGACCGGCTATTGAAAAATTAGCACGCAATGGAAATGGTAAGGCTCATAAATTCCCAAGGGCATATTTGGAAAAAGGCTCTCTTGATTTTAGTTTTAGTGGATTAAAAACGTCGGTACGAACATTTCTGAGCCAAAGGGAACAGGATAGTAAAATAACTCTGACAAATGAGGATATTTCAGCGGGATTTCAGGATGCGGTTATTGAAGTTTTAGTCAATAAACTTATTGAGGCCTGCAGGCAGGAGAAATTACAAAGAATCGTTGTTACAGGCGGAGTGGCCGCAAACGGTACTTTACGGGAAGCGGTTAAAAAGGAAGCCGAAGCCTGTGGGTTTGAATCTTATTTTCCTGATCCTGTATTCTGTACCGATAATGCCGCGATGATTGCTTGTGCCGGTTATTATAAGTTTACCCGGAACAACAAACCATTGGCCGATTTTAAAAAACTAGATGCAAAATCCAGCCTATTGGTAGATTAATCGAATATAATATGCGAGCTCTGGTAACAGGAGGTGGTGGTTTTCTTGGTGGTGGGATTGCTGAAGCTCTGCATGAAAATAACCATGAAGTTATTGTAGTAGGCCGACATAACTATTCGCATCTTCCCAAAGATATTAAATCATTCAAAGGCGATATACGAGACTTTGAATTCCTCAGAAAAGTATTCACAGGGGTGGATACTGTTTTTCACACTGCTGCCTTACCTGGCATTTGGGGTAAGGCAGAAGATTTCTACAGTATCAATGTAGTTGGAACTCAGAATGTAATTAAAGCCTGTCTGTTATCTGGTGTACAAAAGCTGATATACACGAGCTCCCCTAGTGTTGTATATGGTGAGTCCAGTCTTGAAGGAGTTGATGAAACTGCTCCCTATCCAGAAAAATACCTGTGTGAGTATCCCCGAACAAAAGCGATTGCTGAAAAGCTTGTGATTGAAGCTAATAGTGTGGACTTGGCCACGATTTCCATAAGACCGCATCTTATTTGGGGGCCTGGAGATCCGCATTTGGTTCCAAGAATTTTAGCAAAAGCTGATAGTGGTCGTTTGGTCAGGGTGGGGCCGGGAAAAAACAAGGTTGATATTATCTATATTGATAATGCTGTCTCGGCACACCTTAAAGCGTGTGAAGCCCTGGGTGTGGGAAAACCTACAGCTGGCAGGGTTTATTTTGTCAGCGATGGAGAACCCGTTAAGTTGTGGGACTGGATTGATGAATTGTTGAAAAATACAGGGCGACCTCCTGTAAAGCATAAAATATCTTACGATTTGGCATCAATATTAGGCTTCATATTTGAGACATTATATGGTTTTTGGGGTTTAAAAAAAGAACCTCCAATGACACGATTTATGGCTTCGCAGTTGGCAACTTCACATTATTTTAATATTTCCCGGGCTAAAAATGATTTTGGGTATGAGCCAGTTATAAGTCCTCAAGAGGGTATGAGTCGGCTTATTCAGTCGATGTCCCCAGAATATTGATGCGGTGGGCCATACACCCAGCTCCGAATCCGTTGTCGATGTTAACAACCGCTATTCCAGTCGCACAACTGTTTAACATGGTAAGAAGTGCTGAAACGCCGCCAAATGATGCCCCATATCCAATACTCGTAGGTACAGCAATGATGGGTTGATCTACTAATCCACCTACCACGCTTGCTAACGCACCTTCCATTCCTGCTACTACGACTATCACTCGCGCTTTACGAATTTGCTCAAGGTTATCGAGCAGGCGATGTATTCCTGCTACCCCTACATCAAAAATTGTTTCAGTTTCACTTCCCAAAGCTCGAGCCGTGACAGAAGCTTCTTCGGCAATAGGGATGTCTGAGGTTCCAGCCGTGATAATAGTTATCAAGCCTTGTCTTTTTTTAGACTTGTTCTTATCAATGACCAGAGTTTTTGCTCTCTCGTTGTACTCAGATAGTTTGGGAAGAGAAGACTTTAGCTTGTTAAAAGATTCCTTGGATAACCGTGTGGCAAGAATAGAATGTCCCGCACGATTCATGCTT
Encoded proteins:
- a CDS encoding S41 family peptidase; the protein is MIMVLFSMQTVYAEEDAKESKQDTYNRLKVFSEILSLIESNYVEPVGNDTMIDGAIKGMVKALDPHTSYLPPVSYKEMQVETTGKFGGLGIEISIRDGVLTVVSPIEETPAFKVGIKAGDKIIKIEEESTLDMTLQDAVSRLRGETGTPVNITIFRESFKAPKEFTIVRDIIKVRSVIKKRYKKDIGYVKIRSFSKNTSSDLDKALDDLGKEGITKLILDLRNNPGGLLNQAVEVTDRFLNRENLIVYTKGRSEEQNMR
- a CDS encoding formylglycine-generating enzyme family protein: MVLIPEGNFSLGLNPQSDLLQFMSDKTSSLNAQPEQEYFLKAFYMDRFEVTYEEFIKFKPNAQYKVRQVNLPASGVSGYEAEAYCLWAGKRLPTEFEWEKAARGGDNRLFVWGNDFEKGTANFGKQVLPVNSLEGDVSAYGIWGMNGNVSEWTSSWYQPYPDSKHEDVNYGKKFKVTRGGSINKRKHGFMKEFTMIPHRNLLPPNMRFWDTGFRCAKSVEST
- a CDS encoding peptidase S41 is translated as ILDLRNNPGGLLNQAVEVTDRFLNRENLIVYTKGRSEEQNMRFTSHDKVAGVTYPMIILVNGGSASASEIVAGALQDLNRAVILGTPTFGKGSVQTIIPLSDGSALRLTTARYYTPSGRVIQENGIEPDIIIERAVVDELKKEDEEEEPKEKTRLRRFLREKDLKKHLKGKASIGDVEQDSDAEDTKIDEETAEDTTNEDLMKDNQLQEAVSLLSGWEIMKKIFKNLRVPSPEPNSQISMN
- the tsaD gene encoding tRNA (adenosine(37)-N6)-threonylcarbamoyltransferase complex transferase subunit TsaD produces the protein MLMLVLGIETSCDETAAAVLKDGDKLLSNIINTQIEVHSEYGGIVPELAGRSHIERIHRVVRDAVKKADVQLGDIDLISVTMGPGLIGSLLVGLNTAKGLSYGLNIPMVGVNHLEGHLLAIFLQKKVEFPFIALIVSGGHTDLYKVSDFGQYKLLGRTRDDAAGESFDKVGKMLGLPYPGGPAIEKLARNGNGKAHKFPRAYLEKGSLDFSFSGLKTSVRTFLSQREQDSKITLTNEDISAGFQDAVIEVLVNKLIEACRQEKLQRIVVTGGVAANGTLREAVKKEAEACGFESYFPDPVFCTDNAAMIACAGYYKFTRNNKPLADFKKLDAKSSLLVD
- a CDS encoding peptidoglycan DD-metalloendopeptidase family protein, whose amino-acid sequence is MRQIYKEGPIFPLKVAFSSESASDFLQKLKYMELIADNDANLLADYKNRLDSMKKEKESLLSVRAKLVRLEKDALAKRGEFEDARKVKKRFLKKVKKKKQYGILTRKELKKASNNLNNLISRLLSKLSSGEGLDIEDKKGRLSLPVKGKILNKFGRQKDRQYGSFIVHNGIDIKARSGTPVRSIFNGKILYTGELEGYGNLVIIGHGKDYHSLYGHLDSIKVKPNQIVKAGDVIGRSGDTGSLVGETLYLEMRKKGKPIEPVRWFKTARRK
- a CDS encoding ABC transporter permease is translated as MSSAIQALLTGFQATIANIRANMQTFLISVVTIAISIAILGLFLIIFFNLNSFLASWNQQVQLIVYLKDDISKEQKDNLENLFRKNSRVQSTEEVTKDRAWKEFKLNQSKQSGMEFDLGFNPLPSSYRVRFKVSENRLKHISEFADKIQGEAGVESVEFGKSWISRFEKFMVFCRVFLMATGALLSFGLILIISNTIRLSIYSRQEEIELMLLIGATPGFVKIPFLLEGMLQGLSGSIMSLGLMGAIYYYLKSEFQVSIESLARGMEFQFISQPFLLSLVGLSVLIGFIASYISTYQYMQVLNKR
- the ftsE gene encoding cell division ATP-binding protein FtsE; amino-acid sequence: MIQLFNVLKKYGGGNPALDDISIKIEKGEFVFLTGPSGAGKTTILKILFGWEKFEGGQVLVQGINVGKLDASNMHILRRSIGVIFQDYKLLANKTVFENVAFAQEVTNHDRKTIKFKTWQALKNVGLTPKKDSFPAHLSGGEQQRVAIARAMVNSPPIILADEPTGNLDQEISLEILKLFENLNRNGATIVFATHSQDILKLGDHRVIVLNRGKVVSS
- a CDS encoding Rne/Rng family ribonuclease — translated: MLINAQQPEECRAVVLDNNIIDDYIVEHSSREQIKGNIYLGVINRVEPSIEAAFVDFGGKKYGFLPFKDVLKESYVHTGEKKAKVRIQDVLIRGQRIIVQVAKESRDAKGPSLTNGISLAGRFLVLMQGQGSAVSRKIEDESERKKLKDIVADLDLPEHLGVIIRTAGVGQTKVELQKDLQMLLKIWNKVEEAPKNESITGPCLVYKEPDLVVRTVRDHFSSDTSQIIVDSPEAYKSLKDFIKLVMPRNRNLVKLYKETKPLFSEYNVEEQIETIYKRTVLLPSGGSIVIDIGEAMASIDVNSGKTKGGLDLEETALTTNLEAAKEIARQLRLRDLGGLIVIDFIDMFQKKNKAAVEKQMKQWCKTDKARINLARISKFGLLEMSRQRISPPVKEGVFEQCEHCNGSGLIRSVDSIILNVLRKIQEIIAAEKVKVLTLEVSPEVSNYILNYKLDVLTNLKSKHSVDFRFETKTGLSYDDFKYVVTEVWEADPEQNVKTDEKPVESTETAKRPSGRGRAARSSKKVEEGQAEPETKEAASSTPTKRKYTRRPSTRRGPQRGRRRRPAQTAKKAENKPTDTNTPVSNGEGNLRTPEFSTGDLPGNIKSPMPPLPLPFVRENPSVGGEQTPSPKEPVIPPSDGGTD